The region cttctcatttcatcatttgtttattgatgtaacactacacaataaaactactaaaaatcaagtagcttgatatgactCAAGTACgtcataaataaatactttactTGACTTagtattgaaaaactactttactactacttgacttgagcttgacttgaaatcaagtcaagctcaagccaagtagcttgaaaatcaagccaagccgtgaatccctacccCTGAGCTTCTCACCCTGGAGCGACGGTCCCAATCGCTACGCCACTGCCTGCCAGCCCATCCCTGCACTTCATCCTTGTCCGTAGAAAATCCACATGTATTCGTCCTGGCGATTATTCAAACTGGTTAATGCGAACAGGACGAATAAAACGTAGTTGACAAATCCACTATATGCGTCAGAACGTTTCTTTTTCCTTTGAGGCACCTTTTTTCCAACGTCATTCTAAATTGCTCACCCGTCAGTGTGTAGTCCAGTTGTATGTCCTTGTTTTGATGTGTGTATCGGCGTGGGCAAATAATTCCAGGATTTATCTTGTTTGTTGCCCACGTAAAGGGAGCTTTGGGCTTCGATACACGGGGATCAGTGTGATGTGATCAGATTTTCCAAAGATTGATGGGGACTATTATTATCGGAATATAACCGATTTGTAAACTCATCCTCTATGCATCATTCGGAAAAATTGCTAGTTATCACAGCTATGCTACCACAAACTCTGCTATATTCTTTATGCCTTAGCACAGAACttccaaattcaaattatcacCTACTCATTATGAATTGAAGTTGTTCAACCGATTGTCTGAATTGATACAATTTTTAGATCAgatatagggattcacggcttggcttgattttttaagctacttggcttgatttcaagtcaagtggtggtttttcaatctcgagtcaagtatttatttatcaagtacttgaatcatatcaagctacttgatttttagcagattTATCgtatagtgtcacatcaataaagaaAATGATCAAATGAGAGGataccttgcaaaaaacacttttatttatcaaacttattgtatagaACAACCGaacatatcaacttttttgaaatagaaacataaacactataaatcataacaaaataaaaataataaaaaaataaagtttcttaatactgagaaacctccaggccttgttcgatttcataattttccatccaggatctaagacacatgaggcatattatagatttgtcgcctaacctattgcgggttttagAAACTGTAAGACCAGCTCTgggaaattgtctttcaacaggagctaaaGATGCTgacattgataaaaaaaaccttgtccattttggccaagtatgaaaagatattcctgaaactaccaaaagatttcatagaaatgtgtgaaaactactaataaattcacactggcgaatgcttcagtctctcggtgctcggggaatccccttatttattctaagcgcgcacgagattgtagaaatatatgccgtgcgacgcgtgcatatcaagcacaagtaatatcaagtagcttgatatcaaatcaagcaataaatctctaaaatcaagtcaaatcaagctcaagtatgaaatttttcacgtgcttgattttcaagtcaagtagttaattaaaatgtcaagctacttggcttgatgaatccctaatcagATATATAAGTTTCAAAAAGAGAATAAAATCTGTATCACTTACAAAATGTTTCTATAGCATAaacgaatatttccatgataCTTTTCTGAATAGTTAggtatttgttttattattgttgtCATCCTCTCtactgaattgtaatttgtttattcaatttttttttctctatgcTGTGAATTATCTCATACATTTCTAATGTCTGAAGGGATCCAAAaatgtaattattattatattatgtcaATCATTCTAGGTACAGTTCACACTATAATTTCATCGCAATGTctgtcattttcaatttttataatttttataatatttattgtatgTAAAATAGATATATCCCTACTTCAGAAAATTCAATACTGAATAGAAAAGtaacatttattcaaaatatatcacaacaAATAACAACAGTcacataataatatttttaatggtAAGGTTGAAATCACACAGATTTATAGAAAATATGATTTCCAATAGTCTTAACTTCTTTACAGTTCCTTATCCAACttggatatttcttcattttcttgcTGTGGAAATGGTCGCATCCACCAGTAGGGTCTTCGCTTGCTGGGGCATCATAgattctaaaatgaaaaaaaaattgattatcaaAATGCTCGAAATATAAATTATTGTCTGGAATTAACAACCATCAagcaaaaataaaaagttgGCAATCCCGTTATTTATAATTACGAAAGCAGTTCCAATATGACCCAAGTAAGCCAATAAATACGCTGCTAGGAATTGTGTGTAAAATGAAATGTGCAAAAGGTAATAAACTGAGAACGAAGTAAATATTAATTAGAAAAAACCTTTATTACGCAAGACCAgttcgaatatttttttatttcatttgttttgtcAAACTGTAAAGTTGTGATAAAtaattcagaatatttttttttccaaaaaatagtCTTTCAAGAGTCAAAAGTTATAACTATTTATACTAGGTAAGTAATTAAGTAACaattgaattcatttcattctgaaatctgaataatatgtgaatgagaaatattcgaagaaaaaaatgaattttctttaGAACTTTTTCACCTAAGccgaatttggaaaaattggaaataaaaagtGTTTTATGTAAAAATAGGAATCTATGGTTAAATTTAATGTACAACCCAAATGCTTGCCCTGTATATCAATAATTCGAAAATTCCCGAATCTGAACTTGTTCCATACTCTGATAAaaaagatatttcgaaaacactTACGAATTTGCTAACTGTAGGATTTTCTGAAAGGTGCTAGGATCGCCGATGGCGATGTCAGTTTTTCCATTCCAAGATGAGAATTGTAAACGTTTACGACATACGTCTCCAATTACGCTACCTCCCCAATATGACTTATTGGCTCTAGCTCTATTCTTAATCACCCAAGCAACCCATCTTTGCCCTTCTACTGGTTCACCTCTAGCTTCACCATAAATTGTTTTTGCAAAAATTTCTCTATCGGTCAGAGCCTCTGTAACTAGAAGTTAAAATGGAATCAATCACCATATTATTCTGTGCTTGGTCCAGgcattaggccaattgaaaagtccccgatctgatacacagatggcgGTACTAGTACCTATTAAATCTATAaggtttttagttagtaccaacctttaaatgatacgtgtcaaaatttgacagcagtccgaccattagtttatgaaatattgcgttgtgagtgtagctacttttgttatttgaaaaaattaaaaaaaaaagaatttcgtgtaggtactgataaaatattgctttttgaaggaaaaaatacagttgaagcaaaatcttgctatgatgaagagtttccggggtctgcaccaggaaaatcaaccatcattgattgatatgctaagTTTTAACGTGGTGAAATTAGCACCTAagacgaacgcagtggacgcccaaaagaggctgtcaccgacgaaaaaatcaaaaaagtttcgtatgaagctgtttaagtgcaataaacctaaatttttgcgtcgatatgtgacaatggatgaaacatggctccatcatttcactccggagtccaatcgacagtcagctgagtggactgcacacgatgaaccgaatccaaagcgagaaaagacacaacagtcagctggcaaggttatggcatcagtattcggggatgcgcaaggtataatattaattgattacctccaaaaggaccagaccattaACAGCGAtttttatatagcgttattggatagtttaaaggatgaaatcgttaaaaaaacggccccattcgtagaaaaaaggtgctgttttatcaagacaatgcgccgtgtcataaatcaatgaaaaaaatggcaaaatttcatgaattgggcttcgaattgcttctggatccaccgtattcgccagatctgtcccccagcgacttttttctgttctcagacctcgaaaaattgctcgctggaaagaaatttagcgccaatgaagaagtaatcgccgaaactaaggcctattttgaagcaaaagacaaatcgtacgaCAAAAatagtattgaaaagttggaagatcgctataatcgctgtatcgcactcgaaggcaactatgttgaataataaaatcgaattttgccaaaaaaatatgtttcactatggaagaccggggacttaaataaaggaaaattattaaaatatttcaagtacttaatattgaatatatttcgaACGTTTAACAGAGTATAAATAAATTAACACATTACCTGCCACATACATAGCACTTATCAAAACGGCTGTGATAACAAATGAACGCATATTCGAATATTTTGCAATCTTCGCTGACTAATGAACTTCACTCCACAAATGTTGCCGGTCAAGTTCATCTCGCAAGTGCTTGATATCTTTATATACCCACACAGAGGCTTAGGTCAACAAAAGAGCGGTGATTCCCCAATCCCCAGGTCCTCTTATCTTCTTTGAATTACACTGAATCAAATGAGATTGCCAGATTGAGATAGGACAAGATTGGTCaggaacttttttgattttaatgCTGCGTTAGCTGAAATTTTAGCATGATTGATGTGAACagtttgaatttatttattgttaatttatatCACCGTTTCTGCGCGGTTCTTTCTGAATTTCTAGACTCGAAATCATTAATGGAACAAATCTATCCAATTATTTCGGAGTTGTGCCAAAAACCAGAGAAAGCCgccaatttcattgaattaaaattcagtTAGCAGTTCCAAAATTTTGCCACCAACTTCTATTCAAATTTTCTTGTCAATTTCGATGTATTACGAACAACTGATTCATAATTCAACCGTTTTGCCAATAAGAATgacacaatttaaaatttttctaatggcaatacgctctattagtgtgacgtcacacacagccatttttggttctcctgtcagtgttcggaatccaaacaaacaaattgtcattcaaattagtacggtgtcgttgaagaaattggctaattttcataaataagagtatttgagaaacgatttcagtattaattgatagacagaaggaacgaggttcataccagtaagtttgaatcctgtatcattccccagattttgtaaaaagccgtttttattagttgaacttcaagttcgaactcactggcattaatctcgtgccttctgtctatcagttaatagtaaaatcgttccttaaataatcttattaatcaaaataatccaatttcttcaacgacaacgtactaatttgaatgaaaatttgtttttttggattccgaacactgacagaagaactaaaatggcggtgtgtgacgtcatcactaatagagcgtatactgtgtattattttttgacatttcttatgtcatttgtgttccgTAGGTTATGCTGTTCGATCATGGAaaaatacacgcttcaacaaaatttagaaattgtaaaatgttttcatcaaaatcactgtccatttgtgaatactgagaataATGTCTTCcacaattttttcttaaatttctctcattAGTCACCAATAAGCACTaattttgattaaaaaattcaacaatttaaaCGAATTAATGAACGCTCAAAAACTCCCTACTTCATGTTAgtatatttttctcattttttcaatattcttcttgaattttttctgagTTGAATGATCAGCATTGAAAGGCTTGAAATCAATATATTCATGCAAAATCTAATTCTGATTATGTGATCAGATGAAAATCGGTAATGAGCTTTGAATTATAATATCAACTCTCAAAATCTCACCTCAGTCAGTTTTgtggtcacagaaatattgagtaatatttattcgatattatttatgagttttttaCGATTCTGGTTACGAGATCAACATGGAAATTTACAAGACgctttaaattgtcattcaactGCAAATTTTATGATTGGACATAACACGACATACTTATCTTTATTATTACTAATTCGTAGGTACTATGCAAGTGCATGATTTATTcgaacaaacaaatatttcaatgttctttcatatacaaaatgaaattaacTGATAAAGAGCGATTGAACACAGCAAATATACGTGTTgtaactatatttatttcaatttgcaTTTTAATCATTTGAATTCTATTTTTGATCCAATTCCAGGaacatatttcatttcaaatttgaaaaatatttctttaatttcacTTTAATTAGAATTTATCTGCtatttctaaagggtgtttttttagagctattgaactttaaattgcaataaaactagCGGTGTTaagtcacaagatcttggaggccaattcacaggaccaaaacgtgaaattaggcggtcaccaaacgtgtctttcaatgaatcgattgtggcacgggctgtgtgacatgttgcgccgtcttgttgaaaccacagctcctggacatcatggttgttcaattcaggaatgaaaaagttaataatcatggctctataccgatcaccattgactgtaacgttctggccatcatcgtttttgaagaagtacggaccaatgattccatcagcccataaagagcaccaaacagtcagtttttctggatgtaacgctgtttcgacatacacttgaggattagcctcactccaaatgcgacagttttgtttgttgacgtagccattcaaacagaagtacacttcatcgctaaacaaaataaaatggacgtagtgcgcgatacgtattgcgcacagaaccattattttcgaaataaaattgcactatttgcaagcgttgttcaggcgtagtctattcatgatgaattgccaaaccaaactgagaataaatcacttgacagctgttgaatcggtcgccatcttgaacagtaatgccaacataaagttatatacctcgaaaaaaaacaccctatagcaTTCCCAAGAGTTCTCCCTGAATTTGCATTATATTCGTCAAAGTTCATAACTTCTACAGTGTTGAAGGGCATCATGATGTGATATATAACTGAGAGATAATTCAAGTTTGGTCCCAGTACAGATGAAATTATTTAAGCGGATTGAAACTTCTGAACTAATCCTGTGGCCATGATAGTGTATAAACAACATTAATATGAAGTTCATATCCTGTTACAGAGGCATTCAGCAACATAAAGCATTCCATAATACTGTTCCAGACAAGCAATGTTATTTAGTTATGTTTCTGGATATTGAAATGTGTTACAATCAGAACTGATGAAGAAACTTTCTTACCTCAGTATACTTTTTTTAGCCTGAAAATTCGATTCTCCTTCCTGCAGAATTCTCATAAGAAGCTTTCTGAGGTGGCAATGTCCtctaaggaatccagtgaggaggtgtagcgaATTCTTGCTAAGaaccagatacttcttagatcatGCAGTATTAAAGTTACTAAAAAATGTTTCAGAacgatccaacccaggaagattgctccagagtgtttctcttttagtttttccttctcctgaaactctttcttgtatgtACATTTGCCTATTACACAAAAAGATTccgggccaatgaaaggagattgtgctccttttctggcaaatgAGTTGGCCttttcatttcctttaattctTGAATGTCAGCTGTCAAGTTCAACCAATAAAGTCAACTGTTATCATGGAATCTATCTATCAAATCCAATCCAGGTTACTTTCAAGATTATGAATATTATGTTCAATAACTCTAAATCTTACTTTATAATATAGTACACAAAAGATTGAGATGATTGAGATATATGCAGATTTAGTTCAATCAGAAAGGTTTCACTTAGCAAATGTATGGAAGGGAGCCAAAAGCCTTTGCTGAGTAATTTAGCTGGGAAATCGGATTGGTGGTTCAGATACAAATAATCTTATCCGTAGAACTGGAATATCCTAGTTTCAGAATATTGTAACTGAAAATCAAACGTGGTGATCACAACTAACTTTactgtgaaataaatataatcaaattcCATACTTGTGTTCAAGAAATTTCCTATCAGTATTCACTGCAAAAATCAAGAACAGCATCCAATACAGTGATGAACTGAGATGAAggattcaaatatatataaataacacGAAGAAGAACaataaacaaatttattaaaaatattattttttatgtacaGATTATTTTAACATTATTCACGTTACTTCTGGACTCAGCTCCTCATTTTCTTCCAAATTTGTTCAGAACAAGTGTGGGTGGTAACTTTTCTTCCAATGAACTAGGTGGCAATTCCACAATCACCATTTCATCTTTGGATAGCATGCCAGCGTAAATTAAATACTGTAACAAAAAGAAACTGTTAAATAACATCCATAAACATCCATCTAGATGAAAATTTAATATAGACCCTTGAGTTATTACACACTAAAGTGGATTTATTGGGCCCTAAGAGGAGAAGGCTCATTCGAGCACCATCAAATAATGTGTTATTCAGTTTATAATGACCCGTCAATGGTGAAAAATAACTTGCCAATTCAACTTGATAGCGGAAGCTATTTTGTTCGTGTTCATgaaaatgtttattcaaattcaaattctctgAAGAATCGTTGCGCAAAAGCTACAATTAAATGGGAACTTCCTGTTCTAAATGATAACATTTTTGCTTCGAAAGACGTTGTGAAATGGTTGCAAAGAATCGATCCTGTTCCAATggaatgaaataaagaaaaagggAGTAACAGTCGAGCCATCGACTATCTGGGATCTTTCAGTTCGGATAATAAGTCGAAATTTAAATGCATGAAGCGGTTGGTACACCTGACGGATGGGGTAGTGCGTCATTCCATTTGTGTTACTGTCTTCAATGTAAAGGTTTAgagttttgaaatggaaaaattcaaattaaattcgGCGAGTGgagataattgaaattttaatttagtgAGATGACGTCACACCTAGTAAAATTTTTGGTACCAACCAAAAACATTTTGTTACTGCTTAAAGAGTTCACAAATCTGGGGATATTTGCGCATCCTTACTGTTGCCATATATTCGCAATTTTGTCATTAGGTTAGTAATTCAGATTTGGCGTTTTCAAAATTGGTTTGGTTAATTAATTTAAATCTTCAAATACCGTCGGGGATATCTTACCTTATATTTTTGTACAATTTTCAAACTGTAAGTTATGGTAGCCTCAGCATCGCCATTCAGCTTTCTCTTCTTCTCTCTCCTCTGTGCCTGTAAAGaaaaagttttatgaatatCTAAACTCAAAATAACACATTGATGATTAAAgttaaaaattataataatcgtCTGAATTATAAGATTTCCATATAGAGTTAAATGTCAAACTGTTATacgattgaataatattttttatgttcgCCAATTTTAATGTTACATGTTAATGTGACGTCTCTCCAGTTCATTGGGGTATCGATGCTTTAACTTTTGCTTCAGTATTTGGTTTAACATTTGCTTCGGTATATGGTTTAACTTGCGCCTCAACTTCTGCTTTAGCATTTGACTTAGCATTTGACTTAGCATTTGCTCAAGCAATAGCAAAAGCTTGAGCATTTGCTTGAGCCATTGCTTAGCATTTGTTGGAGCAATTGTTTTAGCATTTCATTTAGCATTTGATATAGCATTCGCTTCAGCAATTGATTTAGCATTTGCCAAAGCAATAGCAAATGCTTGAGCATAAGCTGGAGCAATTGCTTAGCATCTGCTTGAACATTTGCTTAAGCAATAACCATATCATTTGCTGAAGCAATTGTTTGAGCATTTCATTAAGCATGCATTTGCTTAGCATTCGATATAGCATTGGCTTCAGCATTTGATTTAGTATTTGCCTAAGCAATAGCAAATGCTTGCGCATATGCTGAAGCACTTACTGAGCATTTGCTTGGGCAGTCATTTTAGCATATCATTTGGTATTTGCTTAACATTTGATATAGCATTCGCTTCAGCATTTGATTTAGCATTTGCTTGAGCAATTCGATTAAATGATGggaagttc is a window of Harmonia axyridis chromosome 2, icHarAxyr1.1, whole genome shotgun sequence DNA encoding:
- the LOC123672264 gene encoding spore cortex-lytic enzyme-like, producing MRSFVITAVLISAMYVAVTEALTDREIFAKTIYGEARGEPVEGQRWVAWVIKNRARANKSYWGGSVIGDVCRKRLQFSSWNGKTDIAIGDPSTFQKILQLANSIYDAPASEDPTGGCDHFHSKKMKKYPSWIRNCKEVKTIGNHIFYKSV